The segment AAGAGGAATTCCGGGGAAGAGATGAGATGAGCACGACCGCCACGACACATGACGATGCGCATGGCCATCCGACCGGATGGAGGCGCTATCTTTATTCGACCAACCATAAAGACATCGGCACGCTTTATATCATTTTCGCGATCATCGCCGGCGTCTTCGGCGCCGCTTTGTCGGTCGCGATGCGCGCCGAATTGCAGGAGCCTGGCCTGCAGGTCTTCCCGCTGCTGGCGCGGATTTTCGACGGCGCGCCGCCGGATCTGGCGACGGATTACGCCAAGAATCTCTATAATGTGGTCATCACCGCGCACGGTCTGACGATGATCTTCTTCGTCGTCATGCCGGCGCTGATCGGCGGCTTCGGCAACTGGTTCGTGCCGCTGATGATCGGCGCGCCGGACATGGCCTTCCCGCGCATGAACAACATCTCGTTCTGGCTGCTGCCCGCTTCGTTCTCGCTCTTCCTCATTTCGCTGTTCATGGACGGCGCGCCGGGCATGAAGGGTTTTGGCGGCGGCTGGGTGCTGTATCCGCCGCTGTCGGAGCAAGGACATCCCGGCCCGGCGATGGATTTCATCATCCTGTCGATCCATCTCGCCGGCGCCTCGTCGATCCTCGGTGCGATCAACTTCATCACCACGATCTTCAACATGCGCGCGCCGGGCATGACCTTGCACCGGATGCCGCTATTTGCCTGGTCGGTTCTGGTGACGGCCTTCCTGCTTGTGCTCTCGCTCCCGGTTCTCGCCGGCGCGATCACGATGCTGTTGACCGATCGCAACTTCGGCACGACTTTCTTCAAGCCGGAAGGCGGCGGCGACCCGCTGCTGTTCCAGCATCTGTTCTGGTTCTTCGGCCACCC is part of the Methylovirgula ligni genome and harbors:
- the ctaD gene encoding cytochrome c oxidase subunit I, which encodes MSTTATTHDDAHGHPTGWRRYLYSTNHKDIGTLYIIFAIIAGVFGAALSVAMRAELQEPGLQVFPLLARIFDGAPPDLATDYAKNLYNVVITAHGLTMIFFVVMPALIGGFGNWFVPLMIGAPDMAFPRMNNISFWLLPASFSLFLISLFMDGAPGMKGFGGGWVLYPPLSEQGHPGPAMDFIILSIHLAGASSILGAINFITTIFNMRAPGMTLHRMPLFAWSVLVTAFLLVLSLPVLAGAITMLLTDRNFGTTFFKPEGGGDPLLFQHLFWFFGHPEVYILILPGFGIVSHVISTFSKKPIFGYLGMAYAMVAIGVVGFLVWAHHMYTVGLSLDTQRYFVFATMVIAVPTGIKVFSWIATMWGGSISFRVPMLWATGFIFLFTVGGVTGVVLANAGVDRYLHETYYVVAHFHYVLSLGAIFAIFAGFYYWFPKMSGYMYNETLGKIHFWMMFIGVNVTFFPQHFLGLAGMPRRYIDYPDAYRLWNEVSSYGAYLSGVSVLLFLYILFEAFSKKRIAGNNPWGVGATTLEWTVSSPPPFHTYEVLPRIVGTDH